A portion of the Rhizophagus irregularis chromosome 17, complete sequence genome contains these proteins:
- a CDS encoding uncharacterized protein (SECRETED:cutsite_VQA-KS; SECRETED:prob_0.9213); SECRETED:SignalP(1-19) — translation MKFQYIFLLIIVFLTYVQAKSCPIQITGSKWASTTGGNPGCYGLNVPGAYKVATPPGCCYQFFDDFGCKGKRLGVVHCGNSNFPPISPKSVTIW, via the exons atgaagtttcaATATATCTTCTTATTAATCATTGTTTTCTTAACTTATGTTCAAGCTAAAAGTTGCCCCATTC aaattactGGCAGCAAGTGGGCTAGTACAACCGGAGGCAATCCTGGTTGTTATGGACTAAACGTCCCCGGAGCTTACAAAGTCGCTACACCTCCTGGATGCTGTTACCAATTTTTCGACGATTTTGGCTGCAAGGGTAAAAGGCTTGGTGTTGTGCATTGTGGTAATAGCAATTTTCCTCCAATTTCGCCTAAATCAGTCACAATTTGGTGA
- a CDS encoding uncharacterized protein (SECRETED:cutsite_VQA-KS; SECRETED:prob_0.9213); SECRETED:SignalP(1-19), with translation MKFQYIFLLIIVFLTYVQAKSCPIQITGSKWASTTGGNPGCYGLNVPGAYKVATPPGCCYQFFDDFGCKGKRLGVVHCVFSLVIHI, from the exons atgaagtttcaATATATCTTCTTATTAATCATTGTTTTCTTAACTTATGTTCAAGCTAAAAGTTGCCCCATTC aaattactGGCAGCAAGTGGGCTAGTACAACCGGAGGCAATCCTGGTTGTTATGGACTAAACGTCCCCGGAGCTTACAAAGTCGCTACACCTCCTGGATGCTGTTACCAATTTTTCGACGATTTTGGCTGCAAGGGTAAAAGGCTTGGTGTTGTGCATTGTG TTTTCAGTCTggtaatacatatataa